The Hirundo rustica isolate bHirRus1 chromosome 29, bHirRus1.pri.v3, whole genome shotgun sequence genome window below encodes:
- the LOC120764156 gene encoding DC-STAMP domain-containing protein 2-like, with protein sequence MGLVSGLGRALRRRRGQRRIPAPRLGAQLWPEDPSKAQEFARSLGGLTLGLALASIYGILVLLVQGHNVWYCLSVTVILGAGLGLGMAFSMKTRMIVLLALPHFFTREGKMLIMMLALCLTVQGPGTNLMHNISQLAKALSCGAELAQNQTAERLQRAKEPLLNLQKKIKELGQNAKVVGDRVRKFVRSIIDATRHVARALRNVWMWLARAGYSCNRELGSPKDSCFRYMDKAQDRCERALPLLFHICYVVQSFKGLCKILNAIGVMFCSIPWYIQTFIRISVAGPLTDALNRIRAEFEFNISVVHHFSVNLNASKTLGEVSADMMAAVQRYMEPYHHVLELFSYISILAILFLYYQAIRYRRRYLRDDTFDNVYITRRFVELDLRCAEQGKPTVLPLSVLERGRYIPPGALWLSKTERRQYGLQLFEFLRHVLLGFSILLADYSIFWLLDLFRHQLNTEVIARAPSTMTITVNGTGYTSEIFQDLVSAFNTLQEGKVSVLSPVCLIEPVEPDRNTHITIGILYGVWLFIAVFGTYMARLRRAVCAAYFPSREQERIAFLHNIIRARRGWLLFALCQIGTRRLADTGKSRLFLILISRYPLLVRLARRFGIQRKHCLICGMGERPGFTACITPNCKGRSPHSLGTPSPENSTSPLTAPFSTGLYCSDCFRTLDNTCSVCMAPLSYPDSGDEEMDSSDEETPRLWLDAVRALRGQERGRKLLQRIKDLIRGRRLPFRTATRLQDQLEEEEREDLLSRHDFDYEEQAEREDRELQEVVVLQTPSQVPSSLEHPTGVSSGAESHHPQKPPNTTLKRVVVSVLPGPCSRFLWSRPDEYRYRKFFLGAGFGMLLGLGLCHLLIMPLDLSETKRVKLTWGLTGVTALGWATSPHFRCANLLMLPKFLGKEGRLYVVSVVFAAIYSGPGANLWYNLMETKRSMDCVLELQINHTRHLWQASTAPLRQVMEELVKSAETLNAEVQNVSQAFVDLNEQVASEEGYDLRKGPYMGGQRVPSTQEIYENKTKLRCDTVIQKGLQRCTDHFQTMHKHCMRIVVVPILSHLICLPMRFGFLCHSVKVMTPWCEERVPVDGNFGQTYDQVNDSVNSLSQDSAPEEHHKMLVGSEIAEQLREEVTSQLREEGARLGLAVSFFRLLLSFTFLFVFFSAFHYTYQYCHKLGFDNCYITTYFRQIDARRGEQNKPTLLPLLREETSSLIFPSKPALQRPERQYMVMELLRCIPLLLFLLFVCGLDHFLFSILSIIQHHSFIEYSYQASHHLTVNVTGTSLMADLLRSTIGALNTSFDTEIETSNLACLPQPTGMTRQQYLNTCLPLGALGLLCLAQVYPFRLRRVIAAFYFPKREKTRVLFLYNKMLRQRKHFLHLQRGRVARQARRPPGPGTLLLRWCRRRWPRLRRYLRQRCTLCGTPETPQHQPCPNPQCSALYCESCWREVGGTCLVCSPADPDLVQDSSEEEEEQGYAG encoded by the exons ATGGGGCTGGTCtcggggctgggcagagccctgcgGCGCCGCAGGGGCCAGCGCAGGATCCCGGCCCCGCGGCTCGGGGCCCAGCTCTGGCCAGAGGATCCGAGCAAGGCCCAGGAGTTCGCCCGCAGCCTCGGTGGCCTCACCCTGGGCCTGGCCCTGGCCAGCATTTATGGgatcctggtgctgctggtgcagggCCACAACGTGTGGTACTGCCTGAGCGTTACCGTCATCCTGGGCGCGGGGCTGGGCCTGGGCATGGCCTTCTCCATGAAGACACGGATGATTGTGCTGCTGGCGCTGCCGCACTTCTTCACCA GGGAGGGGAAGATGCTGATCATGATGCTGGCGCTGTGCCTGACCGTGCAAGGCCCTGGCACCAATCTCATGCATAACATCTCCCAGCTCGCCAAGGCGCTGTcgtgtggggctgagctggccCAAAACCAGACGGCCGAGCGGCTGCAACGTGCCAAGGAGCCGCTGCTGA ActtgcagaagaaaatcaagGAGCTCGGCCAGAATGCCAAGGTGGTGGGTGACCGCGTCCGTAAGTTTGTCCGCTCCATCATAGACGCCACCAGACACGTTG cccggGCCCTGCGGAACGTTTGGATGTGGCTGGCGAGGGCTGGCTATTCGTGTAACCGTGAGCTGGGGTCACCAAAGGACAGCTGCTTTCGCTACATGGACAAGGCCCAGGACAGGTGTGAGCGTGccctccccctcctcttccACATCTGCTATGTCGTCCAAAGCTTCAAGGGCCTCTGCAAAATATTGAATGCTA TTGGTGTCATGTTCTGCAGCATCCCTTGGTACATCCAGACCTTCATCCGGATCAGTGTCGCAGGCC CCCTCACGGATGCCCTGAACCGCATCCGCGCCGAGTTTGAGTTCAACATCTCGGTCGTGCACCACTTCAGCGTCAACCTCAACGCCAGCAAGACCCTGGGCGAGGTGTCTGCTGACATGATGGCGGCGGTGCAGCGGTACATGGAGCCCTACCACCACGTCCTGGAGCTCTTCTCCTACATCTCTATCTTGGCCATCCTCTTCTTGTACTACCA GGCCATACGGTACCGGCGCCGCTACCTGCGGGACGACACCTTTGACAACGTTTACATCACGCGGCGCTTCGTGGAGCTGGACCTGCGGTGCGCGGAGCAGGGCAAACCCACCGTGCTGCCGCTGTCGGTGCTGGAGAGGGGCCGCTACATCCCCCCAG GTGCGCTGTGGCTGTCGAAGACCGAGCGACGCCAGTACGGGCTGCAGCTGTTTGAGTTCCTGCGTCATGTGCTGCTGGGGTTCAGCATCCTCCTGGCTGACTACAGCATCTTCTGGCTACTTGACCTGTTCCGGCACCAGCTGAACACGGAGGTCATCGCCAGGG CGCCGTCGACAATGACCATCACTGTCAACGGGACGGGCTACACCAGCGAGATCTTCCAGGATCTGGTCTCTGCCTTCAACACGCTGCAGGAGGGCAAGGTCTCGGTGCTGTCCCCGGTCTGCCTCATTGAGCCCGTGGAGCCTGACCGCAACACCCACATCACCATAG GAATCCTGTACGGTGTCTGGCTCTTCATTGCTGTCTTTGGTACCTATATGGCACGTCTGCGCCGGGCAGTGTGTGCCGCCTACTTCCCGTCCCGCGAGCAg GAACGCATTGCCTTCCTCCACAACATCATCCGGGCACGGCGGGGATGGCTGCTGTTTGCCCTGTGCCAAATTGGCACACGGCGCTTGGCTGACACCGGGAAAAGCAGGCTCTTCCTTATCCTCATCTCCAG GTACCCTCTCCTTGTCCGCCTCGCTCGCCGCTTCGGCATCCAGCGCAAACACTGCCTGATCTGTGGGATGGGAGAGCGGCCGGGTTTCACCGCCTGCATCACACCCAACTGCAAAGGCAGGAGCCCCCACAGCCTGGGGACCCCCTCCCCAGAAAATTCCACGTCCCCCCTGACGGCCCCGTTTTCCACAGGGTTGTACTGCAGTGATTGCTTCAGAACCCTGGACAATACCTGCTCCGTCTGCATGGCCCCCCTGAGCTACCCAGACTCTGGGGATGAGGAGAT GGACTCCAGCGACGAGGAGACACCGCGGCTGTGGCTGGATGCTGTGCGGGCGCTGCGGGGCCAGGAGCGAGGGCGGAAGCTGCTGCAGCGCATCAAGGACCTGATAAGGGGCCGGAGACTCCCTTTCAGAACGGCCACCCGGCTGCAAgaccagctggaggaggaggagagggaggattTGCTCTCCAG ACACGACTTTGACTACGAGGAGCAAGCTGAGAGAGAGGAtagagagctgcaggaggtggtGGTCTTGCAGACCCCCAGCCAAGTTCCCTCTTCATTGGAGCATCCCACCGGCGTCAGTTCTGGGGCAGAATCCCACCATCCTCAGAAACCTCCCAACACAA cCCTGAAGCGAGTGGTGGTCTCGGTCCTGCCCGGCCCGTGCAGCCGGTTCCTCTGGAGCCGGCCGGACGAGTATCGTTACAGGAAGTTCTTCCTGGGCGCCGGCTTTGGGATGCTCCTCGGCCTCG GGCTCTGCCACCTCCTCATCATGCCCCTGGACCTGTCAGAGACAAAGAGGGTGAAGCTTACCTGGGGGCTGACAG gggTGACTGCCTTAGGCTGGGCCACGTCCCCCCACTTCCGCTGTGCCAACCTCCTCATGCTCCCAAAGTTCCTGGGAAAAGAGGGTCGGCTCTACGTCGTCTCCGTTGTCTTCGCTGCCATCTACAGCG GGCCCGGGGCCAACCTCTGGTACAACCTGATGGAGACGAAGCGCTCGATGGACTGTGTGTTGGAGCTACAGATCAACCACACAAGACATCTGTGGCAGGCATCTACAGCCCCCCTGCGCCAAGTCATGGAAGAGCTGGTG AAGAGCGCCGAGACACTCAACGCCGAGGTGCAGAACGTCTCGCAAGCCTTCGTGGATCTGAACGAGCAGGTGGCCAGCGAGGAGGGCTACGACCTGCGGAAAGGCCCGTACATGGGCGGCCAGCGGGTCCCCAGCACCCAGGAGATCTATGAGAATAAGACCAAACTTCGCTGTGACA CTGTGATCCAGAAGGGCCTGCAGCGCTGCACAGACCATTTCCAGACAATGCACAAACACTGCATGAGAATAGTGGTCGTGCCCATCCTCAGCCATCTCATCTGCCTGCCCATGCGGTTTGGGTTCCTCTGCCACTCGGTCAAAG TCATGACCCCCTGGTGTGAGGAGAGGGTCCCTGTGGATGGGAACTTCGGGCAGACGTATGACCAGGTGAACGACTCCGTCAACAGCCTCAGCCAGGATTCAGCGCCA GAGGAGCACCACAAGATGCTGGTGGGCAGCGAGATAGCGGAGCAGCTGCGGGAGGAGGTGACCTCGCAGCTGCGGGAGGAAGGCGCCCGCCTGGGCCTGGCCGTCTCCTTCTTCCGCCTGCTGCTGTCCTTCACCTTCCTCTTCGTCTTCTTCTC GGCTTTCCACTACACCTACCAATACTGTCACAAGCTCGGCTTTGACAACTGCTACATCACCACCTATTTCCGCCAAATCGATGCCCGGCGTGGAGAGCAG AACAAGCCGAcactgctgcccctgctccgGGAGGAGACCTCGTCCCTCATCTTCCCGAGCAAACCGGCCCTGCAGCGGCCTGAGCGGCAGTAcatg gtgATGGAGCTGCTCAGGTGCATCCcactcctgctcttcctcctcttcgTCTGTGGCCTGGACCACTTCCTCTTCAGCATTCTCAGCATCATCCAGCACCATTCCTTTATCGAGTATTCCTACCAGG CCAGCCACCACTTGACCGTGAACGTGACGGGCACATCCCTGATGGCGGATCTGCTGCGGTCCACCATCGGGGCCCTCAACACCTCCTTCGACACTGAAATTGAGACCTCAAACCTCG cctgcctgccccagcccaccGGGATGACGAGGCAGCAGTACCTCaacacctgcctgcccctggGCGCGCTgggcctgctctgcctggcccAGGTCTACCCGTTCCGCCTGCGCCGCGTCATCGCCGCCTTCTACTTCCCCAAG AGGGAGAAGACTCGGGTGCTGTTCCTGTACAACAAAATGCTGCGGCAGCGGAAGCATTTCTTGCACCTGCAGCGTGGGCGCGTAGCCCGGCAAGCACGGCGGCCGCCCGGGCCG GGGACGTTGCTGCTGCGGTGGTGCCGCCGGCGTTGGCCCCGGCTGCGCCGCTACTTGCGCCAGAGATGCACCTTGTGTGGGACGCCCGAGACGCCgcagcaccagccctgcccCAATCCCCAGTGCAGCGCCTTGTACTGCGAGTCGTGCTGGAGGGAAGTGGGGGGCACCTGCCTCGTCTGCAGCCCTGCGGACCCCGACCTCGTCCAGGACagcagcgaggaggaggaggagcagggataCGCGGGCTGA